A genomic window from Pyxicephalus adspersus chromosome 2, UCB_Pads_2.0, whole genome shotgun sequence includes:
- the CDC37 gene encoding hsp90 co-chaperone Cdc37, with protein sequence MLHRWDDSQKFLSDNPHLVCEETANYLVIWCIDLEVEEKHALMEQVAHQTIVMQFILELAKSLKVDPRACFRQFFTKIKTADQQYMDAFTDELESFKDRVRERAKVRIEKALKEYEEEERKKRLGPGGLDPVEVYESLPPELQKCFDTKDIEMLKETISKMDPKEASFYMKQCVDSGLWVPNAKDALDSDGAEAEPVYEEAKTESGNQSTTS encoded by the exons ATGCTTCATCGCTGGGATGACAGCCAgaaattcttgtctgataatcccCACTTGGTGTGTGAAGAGACGGCCAATTACCTGGTAATCTGGTGCATCGACCTAGAGGTGGAAGAG AAACATGCCCTGATGGAACAAGTGGCTCACCAGACCATCGTAATGCAGTTTATTCTAGAACTTGCAAAGAGCCTGAAGGTTGATCCTAGAGCCTGCTTTCGACAGTTCTTCACCAAGATTAAG ACTGCCGATCAGCAATATATGGATGCATTCACTGACGAGCTGGAATCCTTCAAGGACAGAGTCAGGGAGAGGGCCAAGGTGCGGATAGAGAAAGCCTTAAAGGAATATGAAGAGGAGGAACGGAAGAAGAGGCTAGGCCCAGGAGGGCTGGACCCTGTGGAGGTTTACGAATCGCTTCCACCT gaattacagaaatgttttgatACAAAAGACATAGAGATGTTAAAAGAAACCATCAGTAAAATGGACCCCAAG GAAGCCAGCTTTTACATGAAGCAGTGTGTTGACTCAGGTCTTTGGGTTCCAAACGCCAAAGATGCCCTAGACTCAGATGGGGCAGAAGCAGAACCTGTATATGAAGAAGCCAAGACAGAATCGGGCAACCAGAGCACAACGTCATAA